GGTCCTTACTAGCCTTACACGGAAGTGCAGCTTAACAGGGAGTCTCTGGAAGGTATCATTATTTGtggtcttcaaaggtcttctgccttataggaagTGCCAGGTTCTACGGGAGTCTTTGGAAGCTGACAGTAAGAAAGCTTTgcgaagagtatttgtgtctttcAAAAAGGTCTTCTCCTTTAGGAGTGCAGCTTTAGGGATTCTTGGGAGTCCTCTGCTtgttagtgaattctctctaggtCTTCCGAGTGTAGAAAATGCTCcccttacaaatgaagagaacttctctatttatagagttctcaggtgggcttcgtgggcttggttggtccatgggcctgacccttgggcccaattagttggttttgggtcTGATCTGGAATTTGGatccaattcaactttttttgtagtttggactttaagcccaaatagtaatatcaaattggaccaatttaatctcatctgattcatctgtgtgacgtcatcgaaacttgtcttcaattcaattcgggacatgtgtcaacttctaattggacccaaagtcaatgatttagaaattcgtcgttaatttagcaaacgacgtggtgacttgtgattggtccaaaatttctcattcaacaaaccCATTTATTTATTCTTAGATTTTTGTTTGAGTCCAACTTGAAACATAATACCTCTTAATCAAAAGTATAGACTTTATATCAGTTAAACTAtacttatattattttaatttgttgcCTCTCTTGGATGAAAGATTTAAACTTATAACATCTAGAAAAATGAGTGACATCTTTTACCTGCGAGTTGTTGATCTCGAAATGTCATGTCAATTTTCATAATCATataatatcataacaattttttttactcCAATCCTCAACCTtcatttaggttaaattataagtgtAGTTTTTAATATTGAAGTTTGTGTTTAGTTTGTCTATTtacatttcaaatatttttagtaggtctttgaactttcaatttatgtcaaatatatatctaaatttctAAAACGTTGTATATGTCCTCGACTTTCAATTCTGTAACCAACTAGTCCGTGTTGtattaaaatttcttttaaaattagttgatttaatagatataaaattgaattttattactATAGGATGTAAAACTTTCAATTATGTGTTTGGATTTGGTGATACAAATTGAAAGTGTAGCCAgttattagacatttttttaagttaaaaaatctattaaacaccattgaaattttaaaaacagcCCTTCTTAAAGTTTAGATACCGATTGACACAATCttgaaaattaacaaaataatttgccattaatttttcttttaataaagatGTTTCTACGTTTGGTAAACGCTGCAAGTATCCAAGCCTTATTTGTGATGTaaaattatgaacaaaatttCTTCACAAGTATAGCGGAAAATATGATTATTAGAATTTTACTATAAGtactatattattattattatttttaattgtacTTCTAGTTAGTTTTAACAAGTGAAGTTAGGCTATGTTTACAGGTAATTCATCAATGATAATGGCTCGAGTTGATGACTTATATTGTTGTTTACTACGTTCCATAATCGTAATAGGTTGTGAGATCCACTTcgaaatttgtaatcaaatttTGTAATCTAATTGAGGAATGGAAGATGCTCAATCTCATTGTGATTGAAAATTATGTGGTATGCATTACTGTTATCGTTACAAATATtgttaatgaaatttatgaatctgtcatatttattattgtttttaccTTCATCATTACCGTTAGAGTCAAGCAACAATGGTAACAATAACAGTAATAATAAAATGTGACAGATTCATAATTCTAGATAAATATGCAATCCATTCATGCTTGCGATTTAGGCCTAGTAGGTACGATTCACTATCAATTAAATCTCATTCTGATTACACCAATTTTTATTACAGTTTAGTAAAAGTGACCTTAATTTTAGGGTCCAAGTCAATTAAATACACAAACTTATCATTCGAACTGAATATATATGACCGTAAACAAATTAATACATTGATAAAATGTATATGAATTAAAACAAACCAAACAATGTTAAATTAGAACCAAGAGACATTAAGAAACAAAATTATCAACTTGAATTATGTCATTATCATGGCTTGAGCTTGAAAACCAAGTTGAATGAtatcataaattgaaatgaaattagTTGTTGAAGTCACAAGAGAATCATAGTATTGGGTTTGGTTTTGAAtgagttattgattttaatttgatgatGGGATCTTCCAAATTGActatttgtttctaatttttCCATTGTGATTGgcttttgattaattatttcaattaataCTAATCGTTGATTAGCCAAGTCCATGTCTCATGTTGAGCTAAAGCTTTAAGAGACAAATATCATCTTTTATTTGACTAATACCAACACCACTATTTTGACATATGGATCATGGATGTATTGTGATGACTTTGGCTTGGGAATTATCAACTTTGTGTTTGTGTTCTTGGGAATGGTGATTTCTTTTTTCATCGTATATTTTTTATACCAAATCTaattgtttgattttaattttttttaactcaaacaattttttattaaataatgaatccACACCCATTCAACCATGAAATACATGGATTGGATTAGTTCGAGTTACTAGgatcattatttaaaaaaaataacatgtcAATTAATATGTAAAAGactttgtttaattattttcgcatattaaaataatagcaaataaattttaattatattatgaagattttatttttattaaattggtGGACAGTAAAGAATCtaaaaaatcatgcaattaagtaaaattaaaaatatatatagataattGTATTCAAAGTAAAAATAGGGAAATTCTTatcaatagaaaaatctaaaaaaatatttacattttgcaAAAGTTCTAAAAACGCTttgtattttttgaattttttgctataaaatgtaaattttttttatttttaaaaaggtccataaaaaatgtatatatatactttttaatattaataataaatttgagtTAATTCGAATTAATTCAGATTATTTGCTGTAAATCCATAAATTAATCTAaactataaaatttttatttatttaaactatCGGACAGTTTTGCAGGTTATATATTCTGATATGTATTTGTTTTACATATGAtcactgaaaaatataaatctagCCAAATTGGTTTTATTACGGGAAAAGATGGGTATAGAAAATAATAGTATAAAAATTTGGACTCGTttaaataatcatttgatttttttaagatttaagTTTTCAAACATTACTAACACTTTGAgcttctttattttattttattattgtttttttaagggTTAAGcttctttattttgttatatacATTCTCACCACGTGTTATTAAAAATTTgccattttaaaatataaaaaaaagtaactttttaaagtttaatttgtttttagGATTTAGCTGATAATTCAAAtgttacttaaaaaaaatatatgaaaactgtttataaaaaaatctaGCACAATttcaatactaaaaaaatattatctacTTCCTACAAATAtctcagatttttttttttgttttattatctattttttacttatatattaaaaatcaagttaaattttaaaaattaaaaaagtagttttaaaaaactgtttctattttcaaaatttagttaagaattcaattcttttagaaagaaaatgtaAACCATTGTAAGAAAATATgagaaaatatgcttaatttttaaaaaaccaaaaaacgaaatagttaccctatgagaattttatttttagtttcttGTTCATTAGATTTATGTTTTTCCCTCTAATTTCTATAATATGATTTTCACATTTCTTAAAGAaacaatttaattcaaaaataattttttaaaagttttttttttttttttgttagtttttggaatttgactttatttttttagaattttgattAGAAGTAGATAGAAAAACACATAAATTTATGAAATGATAAAAGTATTTACAAACTCATGTTTCAAAAATTAAGaccaaaaaaaccaaaaaatcaaACCATTATTAAACGGGGTTTAAATAGTCATTAGATgagtgtttatttatttgatattaGTTGAATAAAGATGGAAATGAGAGAATGTAAGTGAGAACGTTCGTGAAACTTTTtctatatcatatttaaatatgaatatTAGTTTTTGcattaaaagaaaagttttttttttttttttttttttttttaaaaaaaaacaaagatagCTCGAGAGTCGAGACTCGGGAGTTTGGTAAGAATGAGCGGTTGAACCTTGAACAAGGAAATAATTGGGCTGGGCCTTATAACATTCTGAGCCCTATGAACGGCCCAATTCGGTTAGATAAAGGCCCTCAGCCCAATAAATGGCCCAAAGGCCTTTGTTTGGTTCCGAAGGAAGCGCAAGAACCGTATCTTTTGAAAAATGGACCCCATGGAATCTTCTCCAACATATTTGGAAACTTCCATTCGCATTTCGCACTGAGATTCATTTCCAGCCATAACTTTAAAAAATCACCTTCTTCGCCTCTGCATTTGGCTTCCATGAATTTACACTCCATCATCATCTCTTCCGCCTTATTATGCCCAAAAATCCACAAACGATGCCTGCAACTTCTCCCACAATTGCCATTGCCATCGCCATGTTCAAGGACCACTCTACAAAATTTCCGAATGAGCGAAAGATCAAAGAGGTAACATGTCTCGCTTtcatatgttttcttttttcctctatTTAATCCAACGATCTTGAGTTTCGCTTGCTGTTACAGATACAAACGTCGGTTGCTCTGCTACGAGCAAAAAGAGGAAGGTTTACAATCTAGAGAAGAATTGCAGCCTGTAACGTCGCCTGAGAAGAAAGGAACTGTAGCTGGAGCCGTGGCTTTTATTATTGGTACCAGTATCGGATCGGGGATTCTTGCAATTCCAGAGAAAGCGGCTCCGGCTGTAACTTTCTTTTCCTCTCTTTAGCAAATTTATTCAAATTAGGTACGAAATGGAGGCTCCTGATAGATTATTGTTGTTATCTTCGACGCGTAATTTTGTGGCAGGGATTTTTCCCCAGTTCGATATCCATAATATTATGTTGGGGGTTTCTTTTAGTAGAAGCACTGCTGCTCGTTGAGATTAGTGTGGTTctgtggaggaggaagaagaagaagaagaagaagaaaaacgaagagggaGAGACGGGGATGGAGGTGATTTCAGTCAGAACTATGGCGCAGGAGACTCTGGGGGATTTTGGTGGAACCCTGGCCACTGTTGCCTATGTTTTCTTGGGCTACACTTCCATGGTTGCTTATATTTCCAAGTCTGGAGAGATCCTTCTCCAATCATTCAATCTTCCATCTCCACTTTCAGGCTTCTTTTTCACATTGGTTTTTTCTCTGCTTATCTCCGTTGGTAGGACAAGAGCCGTAGATGAAGTCAACCAATGGCTTACGGCTTGTATGATAGGTAACTTCAGGACTTGAACCAGTATTGTTGCCTCTCACCTCGAAGCAGTTCTAATTTTTGggatacaaatttaattaaaacacaTCTGTTTTCGTGGAGAACAGAACTTGTTATTACTCTTTTAAGTTTTGATGATGTACATAATGGTTCCAAATGTAGTATCGATCCTCTATTGATATGGGATTTTAGAAACAGTTTTATAGACACAAATAGAAATCTGGTTAGAAATCAAACTCCCAAATTATAAAAGAAGGGGAAAGAGAGATCCCCGATCCAAAGGAATTACAATAAACATTTCCAATTGGACAAAAGAGAGGTCGTAGGGTAATTGGAGAAAAAAGAATTCAATTTACCCCAAGAGAAGGCAATATAGAGAacttatataataatttaaaaaaaaaaaaagttcctaTAAGTAGTTTCCTTTGATTCAAATGTACATTGATTTCTTTCATTCCAAATACACCATTAAAAGGCATGGGTAAAATTCTTGCTGCAAGTACTTTACGCAATTGTAGATAAAAATGATTCAGTAATACTTGAATGTCTTTTGAGGAACAGGTTTACTACTGGGAATTGAAGTGTTAGCAGTTCAGTTTGGAGGATGGTCTGCAATGGAAGGGGGAGGAGACTGGAGAAAGGTTCCAACTACAATACCTGTCATTATCTTTGCTTTGGTTTATCATGATGTAATACCAGGTAAAttatattggatttttttatttgttactaTTACTTTGTTCCGTTTTGTGAAACTATAAAGCTATAGCCTGCATTAGGTTGATTAAATCTTATATGTTGGCAGTTCTGTGTGCTTATTTGGAAGGTGACCTTCCTCGCCTAAGAGCTTCAGTTTTGCTTGGTAGCTTTATTCCACTGCTAGCATTGCTCGTCTGGGATGCAATAGCCTTTGGCTTGTTAGCACAAGCGGATCAAGTAATTGACCCTGTTGAATTGCTCCTGAGGTATGTTCATTCCAAACCTTCAACATTTGGTAGAGTGGCTTTATCTAATGATATTATGAATTATCATCTCTGCAAGTTTCTGAAAGAGGTTAATGGTTTGATATTCAGAGTGGAATGGAGTGGAATTTCGTACATGGTAGAATGGTTCTCACTTCTTGCTGTTGGAACATCTATGCTGGGAACATTGCTAAGCTTCTCTGCATTTTTCAAGGAGCAACTCAGTAACATCTTCTTTAATTTGTCTACAACAGAGGCTTTGGAAGTAATTTCTTCACAGTTCCTGATTCAGTGTCGTGTACAATCATGTCTTCTGTAGACTTATATGTTGAAGTGCAAGAGGCAAAACTAATATGGCCGCCATATGTTCTTGGCTATGACAGGAACCACCGAAGTCCTGCTTAATGAGGAATTGGTGGGAAATGAATAAACTAGGCCTTACTGCCTTGGCAATTGCTGTTGGTCCCTCCCTTCTTGTGTCCACTACTAATCCTGATTCATTTTCTGCTGCCACAGATATTGCGGTAAGTAAACAAAACCAGGTGCCTGCTGTTTTATGAACTTCGGGTATGCATTTTAAGGACATAAATCCTATAATTCAAACTGATACAAACGTAATTTACTTGCttattaatattaatgaaataaaatacgCCTAAATCGGAATGGAGGCACAAAAGTAATGTTATCTTTACTTTTCCTTGATGCTAGACTGGTATAAGAAAAATGACCAAATCCAAATTACTGAAGCACTCAAGCCCAAAGCAATCGAAGATTTGCTTGCCTCTCCTAAAATCCAACCCTTCTGTTTATAACGAACTCCCAGTTTATTACTATATTATCCCATGGCTATTATGTCCTAACAAAATCATGACATAAAAGGATTGGTATAATATTTAACTTATTTCTATATACATTTCAATGTTTAGATACATAATGATATCAATCAACCCATTGATTTTAGTTAAGTATATCAACTCTTGTGTTAGTACAATCATTTGTGGGTATCCTATCCTTTATTGTGTAACAGAACTTCATTGCTTGATTTTCCTGTTTCTCTGATGCCCTGAATGAAAATAGGGAGGATACTGCATGACGATGTTGTATGGAGTTCTCCCCCCAGCAATGGCATGGGCAATGAACAGTAGGGAATCGGAGGACACCAACTCCAAGGCGTTATTGAGAGAAAGGCCTGCACTGCTTGGGCTAGGTTTATTTGCTTGTGGTATTATGGTGGAACAAGTTATTCAGGATATTCTAAAATTGCAATGGTAGCAAGGTAAAATCGTATTTTATatgaattagttttattttcttaaattgttGCGGACAGTTTCCAAAGTCACATTCTGTTATGTTCTCCTTAAGGAGAACCCTATTGTTGGACCAGGGTGAGATTTTGTTCTTTTCTGCATCCATTGTTGGATAAtcatttatcattaaaaatttaaaatatatgcgcaatttaaacaaaatgaatgagacttaaaattacataaataatccGAATTTAAAAGATGCTTGATTGAGATACACTTGATGGCTTCTTCTTAGAATATGCACTctaagttgtttttgttttgttttatttattttttattttttgagatACAGTAcaatctgtaatttgtaattgtcaGATAACTCTGCTCCGCGACTTTGATGAACTAAACTGTTTGTGCTCTTCAATAACTTAGAAACTCTAAGAACAAAGAACTGAGAGAGGGTGCAAAACAAAGGAAGAAGAGAGTAACCCAAGATAAGTTAGCGTACAAATGGAGTGGGAGAGGAAGTCTCCTTTTACAGTTCGGAAGATGGAGTAGTTATGAATGTCAGATTCCTTCCGTACATCGATTTTTTGGGAAATTAATTCCCTTCAAGCATAAAATTTCTTCAATGGCCTCTCACCTTAGATAAGAATGCTCTTCTTGTTAACtttactcttttttattttttatttttttaattaaagaaaaataacaattttcattgagaaaaaaaaaaatttgaaagaaaactctTCAGGTTAACTATTTCCCTTTTGTCCTTTTCGTTCTCCGTTGGACAACGTTAGAAACTTAAAAGCAACCACCATATTTGCCTGAATAAATcgggaaaaaaaatgaaaaagaaaaaagaacatcCTTTTTGGCAATTCTTTTTTCCTCATCTTTCCTGCGTTAGTTAAACGAGTTTGCTGAATACCTGGAAAAAAATTTCATGCAAGGAAAAACGGGCTATATCATAGGACATAGAATTAGAATTATGAAAGTTTTCGTTGATTACAATCATTGCTCAGGATGATGGTAACTTCAGTATCACGGCCCAATTCCGGCGGGAAATATTTGTCAAGCAAATGATTGTCTTTTCGGAGGTTTTGATCTTCTACACTGCAATAGACTAATACATATGAAAGTCACTTCACAATTCTTAATAGAGGAAAACTATTACCATTACTTATGTGCTAGAGTCTTCATCTTCAACAGAGTGAACTAAGCGGAACTCTACAAACTTGAAAGAAGACAAACCAGTTTGCTGAGAATCTTGAcatacatattatgacatgaaTGCAGTATCTGTTTGATAAATTGCAAACCCAAGGAGCGAAAGTTGCAGCGAGTTGTCAAGGGGAAGACCGTAGAGTGCCTCAGGCCAAGGATCagaaaaaaaggagaaagaagagaagagaaaagacAAGATGGTAGAGATGGGTGCCATTTTTTTTTCCGAAGTGCTGTAAGTTAGTGCAGTCGCTGGAGTGGGTGAGTTTATATAGACCTGAAAGAGATTGAAGCTCACTGAAATGTCTAGTCATAAAGCTTCCTGAAGGGTTACTTTCATTAAACCTCTGGGTCCTATTTCCTGACCCAGAAGGCAGGAAGAATTATATACTTCGTTTGGAAGGAGTTTGATGCAATGCAATTATGCAGGCGTGTCTTAGAATTCCAAACTCAAGTGAAACATAGTCATGGATGCTTGTACTTCAATATTTTGGGATTtgtgaggggaaaaaaaagaagggaaaaagaagataacaacaaacaagaaaggaagaagatgattgaCACTGGGACCAGTCATGTCAAAGATATTTGGATTCCTCTAGTTCGTTGTTGAGTGAAAGGCTGAATAAAGAATCAAATGCCGGAAGCAGGTCGTGGGATGATCAGCCAATTGAAGGTAATCTTTGTTTTTAAGCCTAGGTTATTTATTTTGCTTTTCTAGATGACTACCTGCTTTGtcactcttttttcttttttctgtttCTTGTGAATGAATGTGTGTTCTGCGGTGTCCGGTAACTTATGacaagaaattgaaaaatttttaaaaaaaagaaagaaaaaaaagggagaaataCCTTCTTCGTCCCTAAATTTTGGGTCTAggttttatttgattttggtccataggtttcaaaatgttaaacTTTTAttcaagttttgagtttggtttaaatttagttcttaagtttcaaaatgttacaatgtTACCTTTGAGGTTGaggtttgagttttgtttcaatttgataatTAGATTTCATGATCTATACTATCATTCTTTGATATTAATGtctattagttaatttaaaagaattataattgattaaatttcaCCATTTTTATCActgttaaaattaaacttaaacttaaattaaCGTCAAAGAAtgaa
This genomic window from Benincasa hispida cultivar B227 chromosome 4, ASM972705v1, whole genome shotgun sequence contains:
- the LOC120076444 gene encoding tyrosine-specific transport protein 1-like; protein product: MNLHSIIISSALLCPKIHKRCLQLLPQLPLPSPCSRTTLQNFRMSERSKRYKRRLLCYEQKEEGLQSREELQPVTSPEKKGTVAGAVAFIIGTSIGSGILAIPEKAAPAGFFPSSISIILCWGFLLVEALLLVEISVVLWRRKKKKKKKKNEEGETGMEVISVRTMAQETLGDFGGTLATVAYVFLGYTSMVAYISKSGEILLQSFNLPSPLSGFFFTLVFSLLISVGRTRAVDEVNQWLTACMIGLLLGIEVLAVQFGGWSAMEGGGDWRKVPTTIPVIIFALVYHDVIPVLCAYLEGDLPRLRASVLLGSFIPLLALLVWDAIAFGLLAQADQVIDPVELLLRVEWSGISYMVEWFSLLAVGTSMLGTLLSFSAFFKEQLSNIFFNLSTTEALEEPPKSCLMRNWWEMNKLGLTALAIAVGPSLLVSTTNPDSFSAATDIAGGYCMTMLYGVLPPAMAWAMNSRESEDTNSKALLRERPALLGLGLFACGIMVEQVIQDILKLQW